From Homo sapiens chromosome 6, GRCh38.p14 Primary Assembly, the proteins below share one genomic window:
- the C6orf58 gene encoding protein LEG1 homolog precursor produces MAFLPSWVCVLVGSFSASLAGTSNLSETEPPLWKESPGQLSDYRVENSMYIINPWVYLERMGMYKIILNQTARYFAKFAPDNEQNILWGLPLQYGWQYRTGRLADPTRRTNCGYESGDHMCISVDSWWADLNYFLSSLPFLAAVDSGVMGISSDQVRLLPPPKNERKFCYDVSSCRSSFPETMNKWNTFYQYLQSPFSKFDDLLKYLWAAHTSTLADNIKSFEDRYDYYSKAEAHFERSWVLAVDHLAAVLFPTTLIRSYKFQKGMPPRILLNTDVAPFISDFTAFQNVVLVLLNMLDNVDKSIGYLCTEKSNVYRDHSESSSRSYGNNS; encoded by the exons AtggcttttcttccttcctgggtTTGTGTACTAGTTGGTTCCTTTTCTGCTTCCTTAGCAGGGACTTCCAATCTCTCAGAGACAGAGCCCCCTCTGTGGAAGGAGAGTCCTGGTCAGCTCAGTGACTACAGGGTGGAGAACAGCATGTACATTATTAATCCCTGGGTATACCTTGAGAGAATGGGGATGTATAAAATCATATTGAATCAGACAGCCAGGTATTTTGCAAAATTTGCACCAGATAATGAACAGAATATTTTATGGGGGTTGCCTCTGCAGTATGGCTGGCAATATAGGACAG GCAGATTAGCTGATCCAACCCGAAGGACAAACTGTGGCTATGAATCTGGAGATCATATGTGCATCTCTGTGGACAGTTGGTGGGCTG atttgaattattttctgtcttcattaCCCTTTCTTGCTGCGGTTGATTCTGGTGTAATGGGGATATCATCAGACCAAGTCAGGCTTTTGCCCCCACCCAAGAATGAGAGGAAGTTTTGTTATGATGTTTCTAGCTGTCGTTCATCCTTCCCTGAGACAATGAACAAGTGGAACACCTTTTACCAG TATTTGCAGTCACCTTTTAGTAAGTTTGATGATCTGTTGAAGTACTTATGGGCTGCACACACTTCAACCTTGGCAGATAATATCAAAAGTTTTGAAGACAG ATATGATTATTATTCTAAAGCAGAAGCGCATTTTGAGAGAAGTTGGGTACTGGCTGTGGATCATTTAGCTGCAGTCCTCTTTCCTACAACCTTGATTAGATCATATAAGTTCCAGAAGGGCATGCCACCACGAATTCTTCTTAATACTGATGTAGCCCCTTTCATCAGTGACTTTACTGCTTTTCAGAATGTAGTCCTGGTTCTTCTAAATATGCTTGACAATGTGGATAAATCTATAG GTTATCTTTGTACAGAAAAATCTAATGTATATAGAGATCATTCGGAATCTAGCTCTAGAAGTTATGGAAATAACTCCTGA